In Methanosphaera sp., a single window of DNA contains:
- a CDS encoding methylamine methyltransferase corrinoid protein reductive activase produces MAEEYAIAMDIGTSGIRAQALNVEDNSTIGTTVTLRHPIPGANVMDHLHFAVNVGREEAHQVLIEAVNKVVDQLGVDKSKITRFAVCGNPIQLSLFQNIEIRDLAYWGTNAMERLNIEPPKRNAQIVKPADVDLEINPDAEVYIPPSIKHEIGADALAMLVKSGVVDKEGIYLVSDFGTNAEIALVIDGEIFSCSAAAGPAMEGQAIECGMLASPGAICDIKPDGDNWVNEVLNADLKVDDCDTVDIKTGETVKEAEVDTKATGITGTGVISAYSVGTEQGVISIPTINTPNQKINLQDGIYLSEKDLTEIGKALGAFRAAHITLCVEADIDLEDIDAVYMAGASGFYVDPLKSLAVGQIPACSYDIYQIGNTSLLMARDIVENPELLDELQEVADGMRGNHITLATSEIFEKIYGLELAFCEQNMPLWKYDEWLESYGYGNLPEIEEEPDIHKVFDSDIPDLGVNGLSIIEEVGTKLTATFDECTSCQVCVNECPEKALVIVDKEVTIRSDLCNGSACLRCERICPTKVFDYNKMLYTEGIDASTL; encoded by the coding sequence ATGGCAGAAGAATATGCAATAGCAATGGATATCGGAACAAGTGGTATTCGTGCTCAAGCTTTAAATGTTGAAGATAACTCAACAATAGGAACAACAGTAACACTTAGACATCCAATACCTGGTGCAAATGTAATGGATCATCTTCACTTCGCTGTAAATGTAGGAAGAGAAGAAGCACACCAAGTTTTAATTGAAGCTGTAAATAAAGTAGTAGATCAACTAGGAGTAGATAAATCTAAAATTACAAGATTTGCTGTATGTGGAAACCCTATACAATTATCCTTATTCCAAAACATAGAAATAAGAGATCTTGCATACTGGGGAACCAATGCAATGGAAAGATTAAATATTGAACCTCCTAAAAGAAATGCACAAATTGTAAAACCTGCAGATGTAGATTTAGAAATTAACCCTGATGCAGAAGTATACATACCACCATCAATAAAACACGAAATTGGGGCAGATGCACTTGCTATGCTCGTAAAATCTGGTGTTGTTGATAAAGAAGGAATTTACCTTGTATCAGATTTCGGTACAAACGCTGAAATTGCACTTGTAATTGATGGAGAAATCTTTTCATGTTCTGCAGCAGCAGGACCTGCTATGGAAGGACAAGCAATTGAATGTGGTATGCTTGCATCCCCTGGTGCAATCTGTGACATAAAACCTGATGGAGATAACTGGGTTAATGAAGTATTAAATGCTGATCTTAAAGTAGATGACTGTGACACAGTTGACATTAAAACAGGAGAAACTGTTAAAGAAGCAGAAGTTGACACAAAAGCTACAGGTATTACAGGTACTGGTGTAATATCAGCATACAGTGTAGGTACAGAACAAGGAGTAATTTCAATACCTACAATTAATACACCAAACCAGAAAATTAACTTACAAGATGGAATTTACTTATCTGAAAAAGATTTAACAGAAATTGGAAAAGCATTAGGAGCATTCCGTGCAGCACACATTACATTATGTGTAGAAGCAGATATTGATCTTGAAGATATTGATGCTGTTTACATGGCAGGAGCTTCAGGATTCTATGTAGATCCACTTAAATCATTAGCTGTAGGTCAAATCCCTGCATGTTCATATGATATCTACCAGATAGGTAACACATCACTTCTCATGGCACGTGATATTGTAGAAAATCCAGAACTTCTTGATGAATTACAAGAAGTTGCAGATGGAATGCGTGGAAACCATATTACACTTGCAACATCTGAAATATTTGAAAAAATATATGGACTTGAACTTGCATTTTGTGAACAAAACATGCCACTTTGGAAATATGATGAATGGTTAGAATCCTATGGATACGGTAACTTACCAGAAATTGAAGAAGAACCAGATATACATAAAGTATTTGACAGTGATATCCCTGATCTTGGTGTAAATGGTCTTTCAATTATTGAAGAAGTAGGTACAAAACTCACAGCTACATTTGATGAATGTACATCATGCCAAGTATGTGTAAATGAATGTCCAGAAAAAGCACTTGTTATTGTAGATAAAGAAGTAACTATACGTTCTGATTTATGTAATGGTAGTGCATGTCTTAGATGTGAAAGAATTTGTCCAACTAAAGTATTTGACTACAACAAAATGCTTTATACAGAAGGAATTGATGCAAGTACATTATAA
- the mtaC gene encoding methanol--corrinoid protein MtaC yields the protein MSDSPLFKYDAIFDEGNGYEDIAIRYNVKIEGPALKPEDDPEVVEILPKEEGVKRDLALTVLYGDKEACDAKVAEALEAGEDPIDLINNALMKGMDGVSALYTKGEFFLPDLMLAGDAMMSGVALCEAKLGHKSDTKAPVMTFAVEGDPHDIGKNLIVMFLNANGYGAIDLGRDVPTLEVVKQAQEHKPVLMTATALMTTTMTEFGKIVAALQEAGIDTPVGCGGGAVRRDFVEESPQTFYGVEAYHVPKLADAIVDDGKTWEDIRNEYSDIVGEYVAAYS from the coding sequence ATGTCTGACAGTCCATTATTTAAATATGATGCAATATTCGATGAAGGAAACGGATACGAAGATATTGCTATAAGATACAATGTAAAAATTGAAGGTCCAGCTCTCAAACCTGAAGACGACCCAGAAGTTGTAGAAATCTTACCAAAAGAAGAAGGAGTAAAAAGAGACTTAGCATTAACAGTACTCTACGGAGACAAAGAAGCATGTGATGCTAAAGTAGCAGAAGCTTTAGAAGCTGGAGAAGACCCAATCGACCTCATTAACAACGCTTTAATGAAAGGTATGGATGGTGTAAGTGCATTATACACCAAAGGTGAATTCTTCTTACCTGATCTCATGCTTGCAGGAGATGCAATGATGAGTGGAGTAGCACTTTGTGAAGCAAAACTCGGACACAAATCCGATACAAAAGCTCCTGTAATGACCTTTGCTGTAGAAGGAGACCCACACGACATCGGTAAAAACCTTATCGTTATGTTCTTAAACGCAAACGGATACGGTGCAATCGATTTAGGTCGTGACGTTCCTACATTAGAAGTAGTAAAACAAGCACAAGAACACAAACCTGTATTAATGACAGCAACAGCATTAATGACAACAACAATGACCGAATTCGGTAAAATTGTAGCAGCATTACAAGAAGCAGGAATCGATACACCTGTTGGATGTGGTGGAGGAGCTGTACGTCGTGACTTCGTAGAAGAATCACCACAAACATTCTACGGTGTAGAAGCATACCACGTACCTAAACTTGCAGACGCAATTGTAGACGATGGTAAAACCTGGGAAGATATCAGAAACGAATACTCCGACATTGTAGGAGAATACGTAGCTGCATACTCCTAG
- the mtaB gene encoding methanol--corrinoid protein co-methyltransferase MtaB produces the protein MVLKRFTKMENESVDDLVFGQAANPVEYGFGVKLGVGEVVPNIKVAPAEGSETSVEGMVATCKNIAFSACDRAAAIGLPTLQIEQEHVAQQTKSAEISAKTTATQIEQLEELHDKYGTKTSLMSTVADIREEDMGGLRGSDFDVTMDESFEACAENGASILCVETIGGKVVSDYGIARGDIRAILYGIGLLGSIDMEYMWTKIVDVASKYDYCVPGGDTDCAQANTAMFLGGGLTSKNVSHTLAAIARGIAGARSLVAVECGATGPTKDCGYENPIVKAIGGIPVCAEGKNATCAHSDLMGNLAAAVVDCWSNESVYNREEMGGPTTGVWLQSLGYECALMNTATKMGKEKDLRDMYTLADKYRDPQALILAYDNAYRIGEAIVADGEDIYLRARAAALEACAIMNEAVDAKRMYLTRFERDSLDSAQKTIEQLPEDQDKFAKACIKRYGRKVKEHDPSQYEL, from the coding sequence TTAGTATTTGGACAAGCAGCAAACCCTGTAGAATACGGATTTGGTGTAAAATTAGGAGTAGGTGAAGTAGTACCTAACATTAAAGTAGCTCCTGCAGAAGGATCAGAAACAAGTGTAGAAGGTATGGTTGCTACATGTAAAAACATTGCTTTCTCAGCATGTGACCGTGCAGCTGCAATAGGTCTACCAACATTACAGATCGAACAAGAACACGTAGCACAACAAACAAAAAGTGCAGAAATTTCTGCAAAAACAACAGCTACACAAATCGAACAACTCGAAGAATTACACGACAAATACGGAACAAAAACATCCTTAATGTCAACAGTAGCAGATATTCGTGAAGAAGATATGGGTGGATTAAGAGGTTCTGACTTCGACGTAACAATGGATGAATCCTTCGAAGCATGTGCTGAAAACGGAGCATCAATTTTATGTGTAGAAACCATCGGTGGTAAAGTAGTATCAGACTACGGTATTGCTAGAGGAGATATCCGTGCTATCTTATACGGTATCGGATTATTAGGTTCAATCGATATGGAATACATGTGGACAAAAATCGTAGATGTAGCAAGCAAATACGACTACTGTGTACCTGGTGGAGACACAGACTGTGCACAAGCTAACACCGCAATGTTCTTAGGTGGAGGATTAACCTCCAAAAACGTATCACACACACTTGCAGCAATTGCAAGAGGTATTGCAGGAGCAAGAAGCCTTGTAGCAGTTGAATGTGGTGCAACAGGACCTACAAAAGACTGTGGATACGAAAACCCTATTGTAAAAGCAATCGGTGGTATTCCAGTATGTGCAGAAGGTAAAAACGCAACATGTGCTCACTCAGACTTAATGGGTAACTTAGCAGCAGCAGTAGTAGACTGTTGGAGTAACGAATCTGTATACAACAGAGAAGAAATGGGTGGACCAACAACAGGTGTATGGTTACAATCACTCGGATACGAATGTGCTTTAATGAACACAGCTACAAAAATGGGTAAAGAAAAAGACCTAAGAGATATGTACACATTAGCAGATAAATACCGAGACCCTCAAGCACTTATACTTGCTTACGATAACGCTTACAGAATTGGTGAAGCAATTGTAGCAGATGGAGAAGACATCTACCTCAGAGCACGTGCAGCAGCTCTTGAAGCATGTGCAATTATGAACGAAGCTGTAGACGCAAAAAGAATGTACTTAACAAGATTCGAAAGAGACAGCTTAGATTCAGCACAAAAAACAATTGAACAATTACCAGAAGATCAAGATAAATTTGCAAAAGCATGTATTAAACGTTACGGAAGAAAAGTAAAAGAACACGACCCATCACAGTATGAGTTATAA